The Hippoglossus hippoglossus isolate fHipHip1 chromosome 16, fHipHip1.pri, whole genome shotgun sequence genomic sequence AACTttataagtaaagtgcagtgacacaggatgattgcacgagCACCTACATGTTTTTGAATGCTGTACCAATGTGTTCCTGTGTAATTTAAATCTCTGTATTCTTGCCATGTTTTGTGACTGTATTCGTTAATGATAGTTTTGCTTAATGGTGCCTGTACGTCGTTGTTTTGCCAAAATATCTGCCTTCTCATTCCCTTCCACTCCCACGTGAGCAGGAACCCGTAGGAAGGAGATATTCAACCCTCTCTGATATAAATTTAATTATtgcatatataataataaaacaacaacaataatcacCCGTTAAATATGTTTCTCTACTAATAATATTTCCATGTGTGTATTATTGTtctattttattgtctttcttattctgttttcattttcatgttctCTTGCTGACGTCATTctgagtctctgctgctgtaacaactgtaACGGACCAATGacgattatcttatcttattataGATGTGGAGTTAGTTACTGTTGTCTAACTGTGACAGAGTCTCTGAAACATTCCGCTCGTTAGTGTTCATATTTCAAAACTGGAAAAGTGATTCCAGAAGTTTCAGTTATTTTATCTGCAGCATCTATTCATTCATTGTTTGTGGAGTTCATGTGGACATTTCATTCTGTAAAACGTGAGGAAGACATGAAgctttcagattttaaatatcCACCTGGACGTCGTCCTGTCTGCTCTTTCTGTGTCTCGTGTCTCAATCAGCCTGTTTGGTTCCAGCTCCACAGACAGAGCAGCCGCAGGCTCCTTACCCAGAGACACATGTCTGGGTAATGAGAcgggggggcagcagcaggagcgTCCACCTGACAGGATGGAGCAGCTGTAATTGTCCCCGGAGACGAGTATCGTGTGGTCAGCCGCCTGAAACAGATTCAAACTTCTCCACGTCtcagacacagcaggaaaacaaactaTCATATCGTATCTAACATTATTTCGCATTGTACCAAATATTCAGATTTTGGTTGAAATATTAAATTTCCCTGGAAAGTTGGAataagatatttatttatatttgtaagtGTTAAAATAAAACGTCTTCTGGAATATGAACATTAATCAGAGCAGAAGTGTTGACATATATAAAGGTTTCATGATTCTGATGTGCCGCAGGACACATGGTGGCGCTGTGGCATCAGGGATATGCGCGATAGAAGTGGAGCATCTTTTTAATTCCAATAAAGTTTGATTCAGAAAACCATGTTGTTGCCTAGCAGCAGGCTTTCAAACGGGATGAAAGAGTATGGAGGGTTATTAATGCCACGAGAGCCGGAGGAAACCACAGTGAGCCGAGCTGCAGGCGACCGGAGCTGCGGTTCTGACTAAACTCTGTAATTCagattgtttaatttatttaatggaGTTTTTCAATTAAAACGTGAAcaaggttgtttttaaatttttctgaTCGTTGATAAATCACGTGAAAAATCCAAAGACAGAAATGATCTTATCCCACTAACAGGTGTGTTATGTTGTAACATCTAAtaacagactgtaaataaagatggacgacatgacagctccctcaaagtgaagccacagtgtcttcatcgccccctggtggctggctgcaatatccgtcataaaccctgccacctccatgttagtagatgggacatggaccaaactaaaacatctaagtagacgttaaataaatgtttgtaaagatgtttctgtcatttcaggtcgttcttatctctctgatgtttgttcagttGATCagttggtttgaattagttatttgatgatataaaaacagtctcatctgtcaatcatgacgtatGACATGATTGGTCAGGTTTGGGACCTCGACCCACGGCTCCACAatcagagatattttggcttccttCATGTACATGGGACgagtgtcgtccatctttatacggTCTGCAACAACAACCCTCAAACAGTGTGACGGTCTTCGTGACATTAATCTCCCTCCATATTTTCCTCCACAACATTTTAAACCGGCACAGCgaatcacagagcagagaagtgatgctccaggagctgctgcctcctccagaCCCGACTGATGACACGAGTTTTATCTCCTGTTGACAAAGACTgatcaaactttattcaaacCATCTCCGTCagcaatgaataaaaacacagggacATGTTTGGATTTTAATCAAGAAAATGTGGAGCCGGCGGAGGAGCCTCCAGTTCCGGGGacagtcagcagagagcagccggcggaggagcctccagttccggggacagtcagcagagagcagccgacggaggagcctccagttccggggacagtcagcagagagcagccggcggaggagcctccagttccggggacagtcagcagagagcagccgacGGAGGAGCGTCCTGTTCCGGGTCGAGTCTCAACAACGTCACGGTTCGTTTCTCCGGGTCTTCTCGGCCCGAGCTGCGAGAAGACCCGCCCCCTACTCTATCTCTGATTGGTTACAGTTAGGTAAGCAGGGCGGTGATTGGATAGTCAGAGTCAAAACACGAGGGtaaaccaatcagagacagGCAGGgattcaccttcttcttcttcttctacgcTACACCTGAGTAATTCTCAGTGATGCTGCCCCCTACCGTCTGTCAATGTTGCTTGTCTAACCCTAAACTGAACTTAAACCTAGAACACAAGTAGATTTAATGATTGACATGAAGACTGGATTTCGGTCCCATAATGTCAGTGTAAATAGATTTAGTTCCCACAACACAAAACCACTGCTGGGAAATCGGCCTCATAGCGTTTCCTCACTGATGTTcactgatgttcaggttcacaacaaaaCCTTGATGAATTCTTTTTGAGAAGTGAAACGTGTCAAAGTTAAAGTTCAACAACCAAGAAGTGACTCAAACCACATCAAGACAGTTTTGTTAAAAAAGGTAGAATTTTAATCAGGAAGTAAACGACTGTTAATCTATGAATGTGAAAAGTGTAAATGATGTTTGACAGAGAAAATCACCAAAGGGAACGAACAAATCCAAAATCCACAATAAAAAAGGTTTGACTGTTTTCAGCTTCAAGACAATTaattacaaatgtttaaatcaaaaataacttaatctaataagaaacacacaatttttatccaaaataaaaatgagtcaaAAGCAAAGATCAggtttgtaaaaatgtgttttaaataaaaacaaacacaaaaacacatgaattctTACAATGTCCAATATTGTAACCTGCAAAACTGCTTGTATTTGAAGCCAAATGCATCAAGTCAAATTATAGaattaatgaatcaaacattttctaacAGAGCAGTTgtttaattcagattttctgaTACAAACTCTTGTATGAAGTCGACTTCACTGAAGAAAACTACACAACAGTTTGTAAAGTTGAAGAAATGTTGGTTTTTCCACTTGTTTTgaaaattgtcctttttttattgataaaatgtttttttcctactTTGCTTTGGACTCGAGCAGAGAACATTAAAAAAGATGAACGATGTGGAGTTAACGTGAaacattcataataataaaaaacaatcatgtataaaacagttttttatgaaaacaaacagaactaaTGAAACAAACTTTTCAGTCCTTTGTGCtgaactcttcttctcttgtgaAGTTTCACGACTTCCTGATCTTCATGTGATGAGCTGTGAGAGAACGGTCACAACACCAACATCAAACCAACTTCTATACACTTCACTGGGGCTTTTTTACGACTGCCTTAAAATTCTTGAACATAAAAAAGATATGTTATAAATAAGTTTAAGTTGAGAAGAGTggattaattaattatatatatatgcgtgtgtgttcagATACTCACAGATTTGACTGTCTGTTTGATGTAGTCCTTTTTGCTGCTCAGGTCGTGGTCTGGGAAGCTGTCAAACACCTGAAAGTGTTGTAATTATTTGATGacttattcatttaaaatgaatttgaaatgtgCAGGATGTAAAGATAGCTCTGCTCCTTTCTCAGGCCTGTGAGCGGAGGCGGCCTCTCACCCTCTGACAGATCTGTTTCATGGTCATCTCCTCCAGATTCGCCTCCTTCAGCAAACTCTGGACCGTGTCCTTCAGCTGTCCGTCGGTCGGGGCTTTCTTGATCATCTTGATGAGCGGCTCGTCGTCGTCTGAACTGTCGTCTGCTGCAcgtgaaaacacaaagctgtgaTGAGGCCGACTGTGGAAATGGTCTGTTACTTACACTGACAGGTGATTCACACTCATCTTTTTCTATCACCAGGTAGATGATCAGCTTTAAAGAACCAACACGTTTAGATCAGATCCCTCTCACCTGTGTTCGTGTTGTTTTTGcggttgctgctgctgtcggcCTTCTTTGTCTTGGCACGCAGGTTTGACCACAGCAGGCTTCTTCTTTTTGGGctgtaaaacaaaattatttattaaactgtCAGGGCGTAGCAGAGAAAATTACTTATACATGAACATTTAAgcaattttattaaaatactgCTGGTATTAATTAACAGTTCTACTAAAAGAaatatgtaaaagtaaaaatgtcatcaaataGTGGTACTTATCAGCTTCAACAATGTGGAGTTTTGGGCCTAAAAAAATTCCCTTAACCAAAAATTTTTACACAATTGTTGGAAAGTGAATGAAACATTCCCAGAGGATCAGAACACAAACATTCCAGTTCTGTGCTTGGGTCGGGAAAATCTCACATCATAattcctcatcatcctcctcgtCGTCATCCTCGTCACTGCTAGAGTAAATGAGCATGGCTTTGAACTTTTTGGGACTGGACGAGCTCATGGGTTTGGATTTGCTCTTTTTCTTGGTCGGTGTCTTCGAGTTGTCGCCCGACAGTTTCCTCTCTgacgtcctcttcttcttcgcAGGGCGacgctgcagagacacaaacagaagctTCAGAATCTAAACTTTAAGGTTTGAAACTACAAGATAAACTTTACTTAAAACTTCaacattgaaattaaatgtatttcatcataagaaaataaaaacactatttaTTGTCACTGTATCATGTTTTAACAAGCAATGATTCCTTTAGTTCACCTTCCCACTGTTTTTAGGTGCAATGAGGAAAGTCATGATCCTGTCGACCAGATCCATGTAAGCTCCGTTCTTCTTCAGATCCAAACACCACAGACAACTTTCAGCTTTGTGTTGTTGAAATTTGAATTTCTGCATcaaaagaacagaagaaaacatgaagctcATTGTTCACCTTcagcaattaaaacaaatctttaaatagATGTAGTTATTCATTTCCATAGAAAGTAATTTGTCATTGTAAAGACAGTCTATTGTCGGTTTATATCAACACAGTTTGAAGGATGGAGAATGTTTCCGCTTTCATTCCCAGAGTTGAAAAGTAATGCTGAGTTGTAGATCAGGTAAAGCTCACTGAGCCTCGGATTCAACCAGATGAAAGTTTCTACACAGAAACTTACGTGCGGAGCTTGTCTCGTTTTTTGATGTACTGTTCACTGTCGCCATCGAAACCAAATCCGTTTAAACAGACGCAAGTTCTTCTTTATTGTGGCTATCTGTTGAAAGAGCAAAGAGATCATCCTTAAATAAACTGGGACTGAAAGTGACCGAAGGTGAAAAGGTTTCATCTCGACGGCTGCGGATGTTCGTACCTTTCCCAGTCTGTCGAACAGGGATGGCGTGAAGAGGTTTCAGATCAGCTGGCTTCATCTTGGTGAGCTGGAAGCTGGTGGTGGAATGTCTCCTAATTTATCTCCACTACCTGAAATGATGTGAAGTCAAAAGAACGTCAGTAGTATTATCTGTAAATATCCGGAtagctcctttttaaaaacaaatattcatctCCAGGGAATGAAGCCATGTCTCTCATAGTTGAATATTCACCATCTTCAATCTTGAGCTTCTCCATTTCCTTGGGTGCCTGGAAATTGAACCTCTCGAAGGTTTTCTTTGCCGCTTGCCCTCGATGATGTCACCAACAACTGTAACgaggatgaaaaacagaaagtaaacaaTAGAGATGTTCCACAACCAACACCCAGCATCAAACATGCATCCGATGCTGCCGTAAATGGCGAGTCGCGCATTAGCGAGTATGTGAATCTATGTTTCACTGATGTGATACCACGTCTTTAATGCATTTAGTACTTTCAACCAACTACTGTTTTTTAGAGCGGTGAAGAAGTTTAACATCTAAAGCAAACTGAGCCACAGACTAAACTATGACGACCAGTGACAGCTCCTGTATGAACTGATTCGTTTCAGGTTTCACCACCACAGAAGAATCAGCTGTTGTGTCAAACGTCTCTTTACCGGATGCTTTGACACGACTCATGTTCACACTGGAAAGCTCTTCCTGCGACGTCTCC encodes the following:
- the LOC117776238 gene encoding LOW QUALITY PROTEIN: protein DEK-like (The sequence of the model RefSeq protein was modified relative to this genomic sequence to represent the inferred CDS: inserted 3 bases in 3 codons; deleted 3 bases in 3 codons), yielding MSEVVEEAVDSSAVSEEQVEDQQETSQEELSSVNMSRVKASVVGDIIEGKRXKKTFERFNFQAPKEMEKLKIEDGSGDKLGDIPXTSFQLTKMKPADLKPLHAILFDRLGKIATIKKNLRLFNGFGFDGDSEQYIKKRDKLRTNSNFNNTKLKVVCGXLDLKKNGAYMDLVDRIMTFLIAPKNSGKRRPAKKKRTSERKLSGDNSKTPTKKKSKSKPMSSSSPKNLINNFVLQPKKKKPAVVKPAAKTKKADSSSNRKNNTNTADDSSDDDEPLIKMIKKAPTDGQLKDTVQSLLKEANLEEMTMKQICQRVFDSFPDHDLSSKKDYIKQTVKSLIT